One window of the Rhipicephalus microplus isolate Deutch F79 chromosome 2, USDA_Rmic, whole genome shotgun sequence genome contains the following:
- the LOC142796272 gene encoding uncharacterized protein LOC142796272 codes for MTGCCVPMCTNNSRNGWKLYHFPTEPKRRLLWMVKIKRDKWQPTKSSCVCSAHFEASHFEQHRADQWIKLKPNAVPTVFPFRGLPPQRKAPKDRAGPAVLPDACQETRGDNSTAINCTPLTSAQANLNSRTDSLGAQQPQSCNSQTPDSVPHIMEREEVVISADAPDGARENKQLNKQLSDMGRKYTQLHQVHRKATSTIQALKKQVKKLETKMELFGQRLKFLNDDQLQALGRQSNKGSTWSAETIKQALQIKFSCGKTGYQTLRNLGYPLPSGKTLARRLQGLKFLPGILTEVIDVLKIKAENMQDIEKDCALFLDEMEIARGYELDRAEDVVLGGQTMPENPDEPAHHALVFMVGGLNTRWKQVIAYHFTGSHVEGSILKDYVMKIVQLCAEISLRIRVVTCDMGASNRAMWRELGFSSHRNSITVCSVPHPCLEDKELFFTADAAHVLKNVKSQLLSSEVFFLSDATVCQHNLPSKEVNVDHVRSVIKYDAERELKVAPRLSELHISRGHFTKMKVGVAVRFFREAPAAIRYLIKEDAIEPEAETTAWFLELVFNWYTLMSSRHPSVALSLRDMRRYHESIELLNSALEVFQGMKMGSKAQWKPSQAGLLITTKVVLRLQDILLRSEGYEFFLTSRILQDCLENLFSVVRIRKPVPNAYDLKCALKLVCVSQFLHAPGTSSYEVDDAKYLADMLAKGKQEHGEVEADVIDDSEILFIEELQENECNILFYIGGFLLKGMLSVVAGCGHCNSALLGSTESEHATLTILKEYRSEGGNLTYPSKDVLLTLKSCEEHFRGIISWSEGLLRLRSPLKAVTDYLNEMVRPCVKTCSEHSDAVAKLLIANYARLRLRVHLRHVSSNGVNEHGSKTCAGVSLP; via the exons ATGACTGGGTGCTGCGTGCCCATGTGCACGAACAACTCCAGAAATGGTTGGAAACTCTACCATTTTCCGACAGAGCCCAAAAGAAGGCTGCTATGGATGGTGAAGATTAAGCGAGACAAGTGGCAGCCTACGAAGTCCTCGTGTGTATGCAGT GCACATTTTGAAGCAAGCCATTTCGAGCAGCACCGAGCTGACCAGTGGATAAAACTGAAGCCGAACGCTGTGCCAACGGTGTTCCCTTTCAGGG gcttgcctccacaAAGGAAGGCGCCAAAGGACAGGGCAGGACCTGCTGTGTTGCCTGATGCATGCCAAGAAACACGCGGTGACAACTCTACGGCCATTAATTGTACGCCACTCACAAGTGCACAGGCGAATTTAAATTCACGCACAGACAGTCTTGGCGCACAGCAACCGCAAAGCTGCAATTCTCAGACGCCTGATTCAGTACCGCACATTATGGAAAGGGAAGAAGTTGTGATCTCGGCCGATGCACCTGACGGGGCACGTGAAAACAAGCAGTTAAATAAGCAGCTCTCCGATATGGGCAGAAAATACACTCAGCTACATCAAGTCCATCGGAAAGCCACCTCAACCATTCAAGCActaaaaaaacaggtgaaaaaattGGAAACCAAAATGGAATTATTCGGACAGCGTTTGAAATTCCTCAATGATGACCAGCTGCAGGCTCTTGGGCGCCAGAGTAATAAGGGAAGCACTTGGTCTGCAGAAACAATCAAGCAGGCGCTTCAGATTAAGTTTTCCTGTGGAAAAACTGGTTACCAGACACTAAGAAATCTGGGCTACCCCTTGCCATCCGGAAAAACCCTTGCACGTCGCCTTCAGGGCCTCAAGTTTCTTCCCGGAATTTTGACGGAAGTCATCGATGTTCTCAAAATCAAAGCAGAGAACATGCAAGACATTGAAAAAGACTGTGCTTTGTTCTTGGATGAAATGGAGATTGCTCGCGGGTACGAGCTCGATCGCGCTGAGGATGTGGTGTTGGGGGGGCAAACTATGCCAGAAAATCCAGACGAACCTGCACATCACGCACTAGTGTTCATGGTAGGAGGCCTGAATACGAGATGGAAGCAAGTGATTGCCTACCACTTCACCGGAAGTCATGTAGAGGGTAGTATCCTCAAGGACTACGTCATGAAGATAGTGCAGCTCTGCGCGGAAATCTCTTTAAGAATCCGTGTCGTCACTTGCGACATGGGGGCTTCTAATCGGGCTATGTGGCGCGAGCTCGGATTCTCCAGCCACAGGAATTCCATTACTGTATGTTCAGTGCCTCACCCCTGTCTGGAAGacaaagaattgtttttcacagcaGATGCTGCACACGTGCTGAAGAATGTCAAGTCACAGTTGCTTTCATCGGAAGTATTCTTTCTGAGTGATGCAACAGTATGCCAGCACAATCTGCCATCAAAAGAAGTGAACGTGGACCATGTGCGCAGTGTAATTAAGTATGATGCTGAACGAGAGCTGAAAGTCGCCCCGAGGCTCTCAGAGTTACACATTTCGCGAGGCCATTTCACAAAAATGAAAGTGGGAGTTGCTGTCCGCTTCTTCAGGGAAGCTCCTGCAGCGATTCGGTACCTAATTAAAGAGGACGCGATAGAGCCGGAGGCAGAGACAACAGCTTGGTTTCTAGAATTAGTATTCAACTGGTACACGCTAATGTCTTCCCGCCACCCatcagttgctctcagccttcgaGACATGCGGAGGTACCACGAATCAATTGAGCTACTGAACTCGGCCCTCGAAGTTTTTCAAGGAATGAAGATGGGAAGCAAGGCACAGTGGAAGCCTTCGCAAGCAGGTTTACTAATAACAACAAAAGTCGTTCTTCGTCTCCAAGACATTCTCTTGCGCAGTGAAGGATACGAATTCTTCCTCACGAGCAGAATCTTGCAAGACTGCCTCGAAAATTTGTTTTCGGTGGTGCGCATCAGGAAGCCTGTTCCTAACGCATATGACTTAAAGTGTGCCCTGAAGCTTGTGTGCGTGAGTCAGTTCCTTCATGCACCCGGAACGTCAAGCTACGAAGTCGACGATGCTAAGTACCTCGCCGACATGCTTGCAAAAGGCAAACAAGAGCACGGGGAGGTGGAAGCTGATGTCATTGATGACTCGGAAATTTTGTTCattgaagaacttcaagaaaacgaATGCAACATCCTTTTCTACATCGGCGGCTTCCTTTTAAAAGGTATGCTGAGTGTTGTAGCGGGATGCGGGCATTGTAATTCTGCCTTGTTAGGCTCAACTGAAAGCGAGCACGCAACTCTGACTATTCTGAAGGAGTACAGGAGTGAAGGTGGCAACCTCACATATCCCAGCAAGGATGTTTTGCTGACACTCAAGTCGTGTGAAGAGCATTTCAGGGGCATCATAAGTTGGAGTGAGGGCTTGCTGCGCTTAAGGTCCCCGTTGAAGGCCGTGACCGATTATTTGAACGAGATGGTGCGCCCTTGCGTAAAGACTTGCTCCGAGCACAGTGACGCCGTAGCAAAACTCCTTATTGCGAATTATGCAAGACTGAGGCTTCGCGTGCATTTGCGCCACGTTAGTTCAAACGGCGTCAATGAACACGGAAGCAAGACGTGCGCTGGGGTAAGCCTTCCGTGA
- the LOC142789530 gene encoding uncharacterized protein LOC142789530: protein MDQYEPAILAQTGIKKLKPNAVPSIFAHRPFSKERKAFRKRGNETVPAVSLDEPETSVGRAPDAEPVGSLFSASWDQPGTSTRMTPQPVGGSFSAASDDTNRMEASQHLEAPLEPSVEEALTPECRDVT from the exons ATGGATCAGTATGAGCCAGCAATTCTGGCACAAACTGGGATCAAGAAACTCAAGCCAAATGCGGTTCCTTCTATATTTGCTCATCGGCCTTTTTCGAAAGAGCGCAAGGCATTCCGCAAAAGGGGGAATGAAACGGTTCCTG CTGTATCCTTGGATGAGCCAGAAACGTCAGTGGGGAGGGCCCCGGACGCTGAACCAGTGGGCAGTTTATTTT CTGCCTCCTGGGACCAGCCAGGAACGTCCACAAGGATGACCCCTCAACCAGTGGGCGGCTCATTTT CTGCCGCATCGGATGACACAAACAGAATGGAGGCAAGCCAACATTTAGAAGCACCCCTTGAGCCTTCAGTGGAAGAAGcactaacccccgaatgcagagatgttacttga